One region of Aureibacillus halotolerans genomic DNA includes:
- a CDS encoding S-layer homology domain-containing protein has translation MRQNWKFLNNVLLISATVIALSLMTFSMAWAKEESEASPFNAQNTASFDRPVAVAINDQGHVHVADSGSNRIIVLAPDGKYVTEWGGLGSGDGQFSYPSGIAFDSDGHVYVVDRDNHRIQKFDTSGSYLAEWGSPGNEEGEFRNPSGITVSHNGIVYVTDRDNHRIQSFDSDGNFLGQWGSYGDGDGEFNRPYGVAVDDDGNVYTTESENHRVQKFSADGSYVSQWGSQGDGDSQFQYPFSIAIENVNSYIYVPDAQNHRIQKFDLEGNFLAEWGQSGDGNGQFNFPNGVAIDSDGNVYVSEASNHQIQKFDSDGNFLNRWSGAVSVPESPRNVTAEPGNGQATVTFDPPLFDGNQPITSYEVTTYPGEHTTVGTESPMTVGGLTNGESYTFTVRASNSAGSSAESSASDSTIPFAETMTVTLDAQGGSVDYDELTKQYGATYGQGSDGVTVEALPNPKREGYAFKGWYTEPNGAGTVVTNSTKVTSEEDHTLFADWTLLHSEPPFPDDEKEEGTEKKERKERKKKEEQKEQEGPEEPEKYVDIYFNGTVVDAGIFSTKEMKGQQQSILIIDAGKLDDLLVTAGPAPVLELSLEGSFDTFIGKLNGHTLHQLATKQGRIEIQTNHFTYVVPAAAINVEALTSSLENSASLNEVSVEIEISSPSSEVIEAMTRRNEKESLEWITPPLEYSVRGIYENQSRLITNFDAYVEHWVNISPPKETGKFLTGALINADGNIHHVPTKIVYQNGESYAVLSSTYGGMFAVVSREVALNDIAGHWSEAAVQDMANRGIISGIGKDQFEPNRNITRAEFASILVRALGLQASIETSSFHDVKESSWYSQAIKTAYDNGLIQGFEDGTFRPAEAITREQAMVIIAKGMEITGMEEYVSEPIHENVLEPFEDQREVAAWARRSAATSIQAELLEGRSAAILAPKETITRAEVAVMIQRLLKKSNLI, from the coding sequence ATGCGTCAAAATTGGAAATTTCTCAACAATGTATTGCTCATTTCAGCGACTGTCATCGCTTTAAGCCTCATGACATTTTCCATGGCTTGGGCAAAGGAAGAAAGTGAAGCCAGTCCGTTCAATGCTCAAAATACTGCTTCTTTTGACAGGCCAGTTGCAGTAGCCATTAATGATCAAGGACACGTCCATGTCGCTGATAGTGGCAGCAATCGAATCATTGTTCTAGCACCTGACGGGAAATACGTGACGGAGTGGGGCGGCTTAGGAAGCGGTGATGGACAGTTTTCCTATCCTAGTGGAATTGCGTTTGACTCGGATGGACATGTTTATGTCGTGGACCGCGATAATCATCGCATTCAAAAATTTGATACAAGTGGGTCGTACCTTGCCGAGTGGGGATCACCTGGCAACGAGGAAGGAGAGTTCAGAAACCCATCAGGGATTACAGTATCACACAATGGTATCGTCTATGTGACGGATCGTGATAACCATCGCATCCAAAGCTTTGATTCGGATGGGAATTTTCTAGGTCAATGGGGAAGCTATGGAGATGGAGATGGGGAGTTTAATAGACCGTACGGTGTTGCCGTCGACGATGACGGGAATGTCTATACGACTGAAAGTGAAAATCACCGTGTTCAAAAATTTAGTGCTGATGGTTCGTACGTTAGCCAATGGGGAAGCCAAGGGGATGGAGACAGTCAGTTTCAATATCCTTTTAGTATTGCGATAGAGAATGTGAACAGTTATATCTATGTACCAGATGCTCAGAACCATCGTATTCAAAAGTTTGATTTAGAAGGGAACTTTTTAGCTGAATGGGGGCAGTCAGGGGACGGTAATGGTCAATTTAATTTTCCAAATGGTGTTGCCATTGATAGCGACGGCAACGTCTATGTGTCGGAAGCCAGTAACCACCAGATCCAAAAGTTCGATTCAGATGGGAATTTTCTAAACAGGTGGTCTGGAGCGGTTTCAGTGCCGGAATCGCCGCGCAATGTTACAGCAGAGCCAGGAAACGGCCAAGCGACGGTTACGTTCGATCCGCCTTTATTTGATGGTAACCAACCGATCACAAGCTACGAGGTCACGACGTATCCAGGAGAACACACGACAGTAGGAACGGAAAGCCCGATGACGGTTGGTGGTCTCACTAACGGCGAAAGCTATACGTTTACCGTAAGAGCGAGCAATTCAGCGGGGAGCAGTGCAGAGTCCTCTGCCTCTGACAGCACCATACCTTTCGCTGAAACGATGACGGTGACGCTAGATGCACAAGGTGGCTCGGTGGACTATGATGAGCTAACAAAGCAGTATGGAGCGACTTACGGGCAAGGCTCGGATGGCGTGACAGTGGAAGCTTTGCCTAATCCAAAGCGCGAAGGGTATGCGTTTAAAGGCTGGTATACTGAGCCAAATGGAGCGGGAACTGTGGTGACGAATTCCACGAAAGTAACGAGTGAGGAAGATCATACGTTGTTTGCTGATTGGACACTGCTTCACTCGGAGCCCCCGTTTCCAGATGATGAGAAAGAAGAAGGGACTGAGAAGAAAGAAAGGAAAGAACGCAAAAAGAAAGAAGAGCAGAAGGAGCAAGAAGGACCAGAAGAACCAGAGAAGTATGTGGACATTTACTTCAATGGAACGGTGGTCGACGCAGGGATTTTCTCAACTAAGGAGATGAAGGGACAACAGCAAAGCATCTTGATCATTGATGCGGGGAAGTTGGATGATTTGCTTGTAACGGCGGGGCCAGCTCCTGTTTTAGAACTATCGCTGGAGGGTTCCTTTGATACGTTTATAGGGAAATTAAACGGACACACTCTTCATCAACTAGCTACGAAACAAGGGCGCATTGAGATCCAAACCAATCATTTCACCTATGTAGTGCCGGCGGCAGCGATCAATGTCGAAGCGTTGACCTCATCACTGGAAAATTCAGCGTCACTCAATGAGGTGTCTGTGGAGATTGAAATTTCGTCGCCTTCCTCAGAAGTAATTGAAGCAATGACTAGGAGGAACGAGAAAGAAAGTCTTGAATGGATCACGCCTCCTCTGGAATACTCTGTTAGAGGAATCTACGAAAACCAAAGCCGTTTAATTACGAACTTTGACGCATATGTCGAGCATTGGGTGAACATTTCACCTCCAAAGGAAACAGGAAAATTTCTCACGGGAGCATTGATCAACGCAGATGGCAATATTCATCATGTCCCCACGAAAATAGTCTATCAAAACGGTGAGTCTTATGCTGTGCTGAGTAGCACATATGGAGGTATGTTTGCAGTTGTGTCCAGAGAGGTTGCCTTAAATGATATAGCAGGACATTGGTCAGAAGCAGCGGTTCAAGATATGGCCAATCGTGGAATCATTAGCGGTATTGGAAAGGACCAATTTGAGCCAAACAGGAATATTACCCGTGCGGAATTTGCCTCGATTCTCGTTCGAGCCTTAGGCCTGCAAGCGTCGATCGAAACAAGTTCATTTCATGATGTGAAGGAATCGTCCTGGTATAGCCAAGCCATTAAGACTGCTTATGATAATGGGTTGATCCAAGGATTTGAGGACGGGACTTTCCGACCGGCGGAGGCAATAACTCGTGAACAAGCAATGGTGATAATCGCGAAAGGCATGGAAATAACGGGTATGGAAGAATACGTATCGGAACCAATACATGAGAATGTACTTGAGCCGTTCGAAGACCAGAGAGAAGTCGCAGCGTGGGCAAGAAGAAGTGCAGCGACCAGTATACAAGCGGAATTGCTTGAGGGAAGAAGTGCGGCAATACTCGCACCGAAAGAAACGATCACAAGAGCGGAGGTTGCCGTCATGATCCAACGGTTATTAAAGAAATCTAATCTGATCTAA
- a CDS encoding S-layer homology domain-containing protein produces MKQRWGRRQLWFLASLLFLTTIVSPEAALMAQDAVTPISGDYEIVTDGMYEIIDTERTPMEIEIADGVTEVSLQQNNSDTVNAVIVTNNSTSLQLTIEGLQLTSHSPIQLLGSGEVRLILVEENILIADASTAGVAVEGDAKLVISGEGSLVAQGGIGAAGIGGSPYGNTGTIEIEEGTITALGGGDSGVFSGGAGIGSGRLGSTSEITLHGGFIRAEGASGGAGIGGGALGDNAMITINEGVIHAIGSNGGAGIGGGGGAESDTINIHGGRITAIGGYLEYNGQLSGAGIGGGYNSSGGDITITGGQVSAEGGQAIAAGIGGGAIYIEGNYSTQSADIQLQGGIVFSTPGYNGERFSGLFPEGEGPSLLTLEFIETINGESSPVAETDISVKKNIVRTDANGMLYLYVPEDNYTLEDFEFTGSDGYRALSMIPETIQVASQQSNQGVIEWSDRHQVNWHLAGGTMDDTAAVTDAEDGASIDAPSPSPLRNGYTFSGWYIDEMYTTKAQFPFVVEQNTDFYAAWTSSSLYLPEAEMVTGIYNEPYNASIPAATDGTGNYTYELSRGSLPDGFTLNERTIEGMAEKAGRYEFEVKATDLGSGNIIEQGYVIEVKQAVPVPIHEVKADRLQRREPLRQATLTGEFQHTTTGELVPGSLAWVEPTFVPTQNRSNQDWVFTPTDQFNYSEVKGNAIVTFSARSASSSDEDSSLSSNANLAELQLLADGQELELSPSFASGTTEYTARTNVGKIEIAVKTADPSAKVYLGDEEEDDQFIIDLDEGINRITLTVQAENDRKKNYKVTITRDMSKQQESDVNAPELDEPSRGPANPVAGFTDISGHWAENAIHQAAFSGMINGYLDGSFRPNESITRAEFTVMLMKSGNMKREATAHERLFADQNQIEPWAKEAVSRAVQNGIVYGYEDNSFRPNAPLTRAEIAVMIARALKLQADTKLLNPFTDNNEIPEWASDEVEGIRNLGVIDGRSGNRFVPNGITSRAEATVMLQRALELEFNER; encoded by the coding sequence ATGAAACAAAGATGGGGTAGAAGGCAATTGTGGTTCTTGGCAAGTCTTCTTTTTTTGACAACGATCGTATCTCCCGAAGCAGCATTAATGGCCCAAGATGCGGTTACTCCGATCAGTGGGGACTATGAAATTGTGACCGATGGTATGTATGAAATAATAGACACAGAAAGGACCCCGATGGAAATCGAAATTGCTGATGGGGTTACAGAAGTCTCTTTGCAACAAAACAATTCGGACACAGTGAATGCAGTAATTGTCACGAACAATTCAACATCCCTTCAATTGACCATTGAGGGTTTGCAGCTTACATCACATAGTCCGATCCAGTTGCTTGGCTCCGGTGAAGTGAGGTTAATCCTTGTCGAGGAGAATATCCTGATCGCGGATGCAAGTACAGCTGGTGTTGCTGTAGAAGGGGATGCCAAATTGGTCATCTCCGGAGAAGGCTCGTTGGTCGCACAAGGTGGCATTGGTGCAGCTGGCATCGGCGGCTCTCCATACGGAAATACAGGAACGATTGAAATTGAAGAGGGAACAATTACAGCGCTTGGTGGCGGTGATAGCGGGGTCTTTTCAGGAGGGGCTGGGATTGGCAGTGGACGTTTGGGGTCTACCAGCGAAATTACGCTTCATGGTGGCTTCATTCGTGCCGAGGGAGCGAGCGGCGGCGCTGGGATTGGTGGCGGTGCCCTTGGAGATAATGCGATGATCACCATTAATGAAGGAGTGATTCATGCAATAGGGTCTAATGGTGGTGCTGGCATCGGTGGTGGCGGAGGTGCAGAAAGCGATACGATTAATATTCATGGAGGTAGAATCACAGCAATCGGCGGATACCTAGAATACAATGGTCAGCTAAGTGGTGCAGGGATTGGTGGAGGTTATAACAGTTCAGGTGGTGACATCACCATTACGGGTGGTCAAGTTTCGGCTGAAGGTGGGCAAGCAATTGCTGCTGGAATTGGAGGGGGGGCTATCTATATTGAAGGCAACTATTCTACTCAATCTGCAGACATTCAATTGCAAGGGGGGATTGTCTTTAGTACCCCAGGGTATAACGGCGAGCGATTTAGTGGATTGTTTCCAGAAGGCGAAGGCCCCTCGCTGCTTACTTTAGAATTTATCGAGACCATTAATGGAGAATCATCACCCGTTGCAGAGACAGATATAAGTGTAAAAAAGAACATCGTTCGCACCGATGCCAATGGAATGTTGTATTTGTATGTCCCAGAAGACAACTATACACTGGAAGATTTTGAGTTCACTGGATCAGACGGTTATCGTGCGCTATCTATGATTCCCGAGACGATTCAAGTAGCTTCTCAACAGTCAAACCAAGGGGTTATTGAATGGTCGGATCGACATCAGGTGAACTGGCATTTGGCAGGAGGAACGATGGATGACACTGCCGCGGTAACGGACGCCGAGGACGGAGCGTCTATTGATGCACCTTCGCCTTCGCCTCTCCGTAATGGGTACACGTTTTCAGGCTGGTATATCGATGAAATGTATACTACAAAAGCCCAGTTCCCATTCGTTGTAGAGCAAAACACGGATTTTTATGCCGCTTGGACTTCTAGTTCTTTGTACTTGCCTGAGGCTGAAATGGTGACTGGCATTTATAACGAGCCCTACAACGCATCCATCCCTGCTGCAACAGACGGAACGGGCAATTACACTTATGAACTGTCCAGAGGTAGTTTGCCAGATGGATTCACCCTGAACGAGAGGACCATTGAAGGGATGGCTGAGAAAGCTGGTCGATATGAATTTGAAGTGAAAGCAACCGACCTTGGTTCTGGGAACATAATTGAGCAAGGGTATGTAATTGAAGTGAAGCAAGCAGTTCCTGTTCCTATTCATGAAGTGAAGGCAGATCGACTTCAAAGAAGAGAGCCACTAAGGCAGGCAACGCTGACGGGCGAATTTCAGCATACGACGACAGGTGAGTTGGTGCCTGGTTCGTTAGCTTGGGTAGAGCCTACGTTTGTTCCAACTCAAAATAGATCGAATCAAGACTGGGTTTTCACGCCAACCGATCAGTTTAACTATTCAGAAGTGAAAGGCAATGCAATTGTCACATTCTCAGCACGCTCAGCCAGTAGTAGTGATGAAGACTCATCTTTATCTAGCAACGCAAACCTGGCAGAGCTGCAACTATTGGCAGACGGTCAAGAGCTCGAGCTCAGCCCGTCATTTGCATCTGGTACGACAGAATATACTGCTCGAACAAACGTTGGAAAAATTGAAATTGCAGTAAAAACAGCTGATCCTTCCGCAAAAGTCTACCTAGGTGATGAAGAGGAGGATGATCAGTTCATAATCGATTTGGATGAAGGCATAAATAGAATCACTTTGACTGTGCAGGCAGAGAACGATAGGAAGAAAAATTACAAAGTGACGATTACCCGAGATATGTCTAAACAACAGGAGTCAGATGTCAATGCTCCTGAACTGGATGAGCCTTCGCGAGGTCCAGCCAATCCTGTAGCTGGGTTTACCGATATTTCCGGACATTGGGCAGAAAACGCCATTCATCAAGCGGCATTTAGTGGAATGATCAATGGCTACCTAGATGGTTCGTTTAGGCCGAATGAGTCGATTACGCGAGCCGAATTTACTGTTATGTTGATGAAATCAGGCAACATGAAGAGAGAAGCAACCGCACATGAACGCCTTTTTGCGGACCAGAATCAAATTGAACCATGGGCTAAAGAAGCCGTCTCGCGAGCGGTGCAGAATGGAATTGTTTACGGGTATGAAGATAACAGCTTCCGTCCGAACGCACCTCTAACTAGAGCGGAGATCGCAGTCATGATTGCCCGTGCGCTAAAATTACAGGCTGATACCAAATTATTAAATCCTTTCACAGACAATAATGAAATTCCAGAATGGGCATCCGATGAAGTCGAAGGAATTCGCAATCTTGGCGTTATCGATGGACGAAGTGGGAACCGTTTCGTACCAAACGGTATAACATCCCGTGCAGAAGCGACCGTTATGCTGCAAAGAGCGTTGGAACTGGAGTTTAACGAAAGATAG
- a CDS encoding NmrA family NAD(P)-binding protein, whose translation MTILVTGATGTVGRHVVNQLIQRGQKVRALTRNPLKAKLPKGVEVVKGDLSDPSTLASALADVSGMHLITTGAEYTPLQTGPEIIELAERAGVRRISVLWNGEKGPFERAVEASGLGWTQLQAFEFMANTRKWADTIRSEGVVRDLFGGSPIAPVHEADIGRVVAVALTAEGHAGKIYTLTGPESLSVQEKIRIIGEVIGRDIQFIESSEEEEREQMRKMGVQEEAIDYVIKWHLNPPALASTVFPTVQEVTGLPPYTFTAWVEENANVFIKQ comes from the coding sequence ATGACGATATTAGTTACCGGGGCAACGGGAACCGTAGGGCGGCACGTCGTGAACCAACTTATTCAAAGGGGGCAAAAGGTACGTGCCTTGACACGTAACCCGTTGAAAGCCAAACTTCCTAAAGGTGTAGAGGTTGTCAAGGGTGATTTAAGTGATCCAAGTACGTTAGCTTCTGCGCTGGCGGACGTAAGCGGCATGCATTTGATTACAACAGGCGCAGAGTATACTCCGTTACAGACGGGACCTGAAATCATTGAACTTGCCGAGAGAGCCGGGGTGCGAAGGATTAGCGTGCTATGGAATGGAGAGAAAGGCCCTTTTGAACGGGCAGTTGAGGCAAGCGGTCTGGGGTGGACGCAGCTTCAAGCCTTTGAGTTTATGGCAAATACACGAAAATGGGCGGACACTATACGTTCTGAAGGGGTCGTGAGAGATCTGTTCGGCGGATCACCAATTGCTCCTGTTCATGAGGCGGATATTGGCAGAGTCGTAGCGGTTGCGTTAACCGCGGAAGGCCATGCAGGTAAAATATACACGTTAACAGGGCCAGAAAGTTTGTCGGTTCAAGAGAAGATTCGGATCATCGGCGAGGTGATCGGACGAGACATTCAGTTTATCGAAAGCTCCGAAGAAGAAGAACGCGAACAGATGAGAAAAATGGGTGTACAGGAGGAAGCCATTGATTACGTGATCAAATGGCACCTGAATCCGCCTGCATTGGCCAGTACAGTTTTTCCGACCGTTCAGGAAGTAACGGGGCTCCCACCTTATACATTCACAGCATGGGTCGAGGAAAATGCAAATGTATTTATAAAACAATGA
- a CDS encoding S-layer homology domain-containing protein, with amino-acid sequence MSMRVTIRGIIRGTEKNQFEPNLNMTRAEFITILVRALGCKHQTKQDHLRVLRNHPGIARALRLLLLMG; translated from the coding sequence ATGAGCATGCGAGTCACCATCCGTGGGATTATTCGTGGGACCGAAAAGAACCAATTTGAACCAAACCTAAACATGACTCGTGCGGAATTTATCACGATTCTCGTTCGTGCTTTAGGTTGCAAGCACCAAACGAAACAAGATCATTTAAGGGTGTTAAGGAACCATCCTGGTATAGCGAGAGCATTAAGGCTGCTCTTGTTAATGGGTTGA
- a CDS encoding YugN family protein — MEQLSSALDGLQMKLSQLAERLEASGFTLGSNWEYDHGYYDYNLPADGTYYFLRIPVKTTGIGEIDDPDALVSVGTPLVLGHQYQRSLDDHANIGNLSASFNQFQEPEDKDTTIPDDIIEAAKQKLAEAEVLFVRS, encoded by the coding sequence ATGGAACAGTTATCATCTGCCTTAGATGGTCTCCAGATGAAGCTAAGTCAATTGGCGGAACGACTTGAAGCGAGCGGCTTTACACTAGGAAGCAATTGGGAATACGACCATGGGTATTATGATTATAATTTGCCTGCTGATGGGACGTACTATTTTTTGCGAATTCCAGTTAAAACAACGGGGATAGGGGAGATCGATGATCCAGATGCCTTGGTATCGGTTGGCACACCACTTGTGTTAGGACATCAATACCAGCGTTCTTTAGATGACCATGCCAACATCGGCAATTTGTCTGCCTCCTTTAATCAGTTTCAGGAACCTGAAGACAAGGACACAACGATTCCAGACGACATCATAGAGGCAGCCAAACAAAAGCTGGCGGAAGCCGAAGTCCTTTTTGTCCGAAGCTAA
- a CDS encoding S-layer homology domain-containing protein: MGLCVFVLANSFPVYQGKAIDFEYVTAPAIAHGYYHSLSVASDGSVWAWGNNQNGQLGNNSTASRTIPVRVEALEEVESVGSMVYSSLALKDDGTVWAWGQNEDGQLGDGTFEERRIPVQVKGLKDIIEITDGLGFHALALREDGTVWAWGDNENGQLGDGTTDLSLQAVQVQGLEDVIAVAAGGYFSLALKQDGSVWSWGSNDQGQLGDGTTTRRFSPEPVPGISDVIAIAAGGTHSLALTSDGTLWGWGENSWGAVGAGVDNSHVSAPTQVALLNDVVKVAAGGFHSAAIRKDGTLWTWGLNNFSQLGDGTYTSRNSPVQVLDQAIDVSAGGYSTIAIKQDANVWAWGLNSSGQLGDSTATLRAEPVQSRASLDFSAPIPLSAQITPEYTGYSELTLHWDKATDNISPQEQLEYMVYQSDSANLNTVAAMEINGTPLHTYTSDIDTMVIGDLTAGESYYFNIIVRDARGNKRAYTMQQAMLSEPEKYTVTYDGNGHTGGTPPEDEQIYETGDEALVLDNANELVLLGHSFVGWNTAADGSGTSYTPGNLLSITSSVTLYANWLPDSSNVNSLSELRVYAAEEELELSPAFAEEQLSYTVEVENTIESVTITTVTADASAKASVELLDEQEELIWGPVDITSGEMSDALLLPSASQTVRLIVTAKNGETRLYMITIVKEAEQPEEPTEPEEPTEPEEPTEPEEPTEPEEPTEPEEPTEPEEPTEPEEPTEQEESKEPEEPTEPDKFEGPVIREIAIRPDSSYQVEYRVGDALNVAGMKLEVRRADGSKTSVSVTADMVSGFDSSQVDAHQTLTVAYQGFEVTYTVSVAKRVPTDLADPHEPEDLESKPIDFVDVPVAHWAKLEIDRLTASGVVLGYPDGSFKPNQRITRAEFAQLVVQALGLQAAGDDVIFEDTKTHWARDPIAIVQLSGIVTGMSDHTFAPDQEITRQEMAVILMRTLGLEGSNDFTRFKDEAAFAAWSREAVGAAASSGVMLGYPDGSFGPDRHVTRAEAAVIVTRLLSLR, translated from the coding sequence ATGGGATTATGTGTTTTCGTGCTTGCTAATTCTTTTCCTGTGTATCAAGGAAAAGCTATTGACTTTGAATATGTCACCGCACCTGCAATTGCTCATGGCTACTACCATAGTTTGAGTGTAGCCAGCGATGGGTCGGTCTGGGCGTGGGGAAACAACCAAAATGGACAGCTGGGCAATAACTCAACGGCCAGCCGCACCATCCCAGTCCGCGTAGAAGCTTTGGAGGAAGTAGAATCCGTCGGAAGCATGGTGTATTCCAGCCTGGCACTCAAGGATGATGGCACCGTATGGGCCTGGGGGCAAAACGAAGATGGGCAGCTGGGGGACGGCACATTTGAGGAACGTCGGATCCCCGTCCAAGTTAAGGGTTTGAAGGATATCATCGAAATTACCGACGGCTTGGGTTTTCATGCCTTGGCTTTGAGAGAAGATGGTACAGTTTGGGCCTGGGGGGATAATGAAAATGGACAATTAGGGGACGGGACAACAGATCTCAGTCTGCAAGCTGTTCAAGTTCAGGGACTTGAAGATGTTATTGCCGTGGCAGCCGGAGGCTACTTCAGCCTAGCCTTAAAGCAAGACGGGTCGGTCTGGTCGTGGGGAAGCAATGACCAAGGACAATTGGGCGACGGTACGACCACACGAAGGTTCTCTCCAGAGCCTGTACCTGGGATAAGTGATGTAATTGCTATCGCAGCGGGCGGCACTCATAGTCTGGCGCTTACGTCGGATGGGACGCTTTGGGGATGGGGGGAAAACAGTTGGGGAGCGGTGGGAGCTGGCGTCGATAACTCTCACGTATCTGCTCCTACTCAAGTTGCACTTTTGAATGATGTTGTAAAGGTGGCTGCTGGTGGATTCCATAGTGCGGCGATCAGAAAAGATGGAACCTTATGGACATGGGGCTTGAACAATTTCAGCCAGCTTGGCGACGGGACGTACACAAGTAGAAATTCGCCTGTCCAGGTTTTAGATCAAGCGATTGATGTGTCAGCTGGCGGGTACTCGACAATCGCCATAAAACAAGACGCCAATGTATGGGCTTGGGGGTTGAATTCCTCCGGTCAGTTGGGTGACAGTACGGCTACTTTAAGAGCAGAACCAGTCCAGAGTCGCGCGTCACTGGATTTCTCGGCGCCTATTCCGCTCAGTGCCCAGATAACACCAGAATACACCGGCTATAGTGAATTGACGCTTCACTGGGACAAAGCGACTGATAATATCAGTCCGCAAGAACAGTTGGAATACATGGTGTATCAGTCGGACTCGGCCAATCTAAATACGGTTGCAGCCATGGAGATAAATGGAACTCCGTTACATACGTACACTTCGGATATCGACACAATGGTGATTGGCGATTTGACAGCAGGCGAATCGTATTATTTCAATATTATTGTTCGAGATGCCCGAGGAAATAAACGAGCTTACACGATGCAGCAGGCGATGTTGTCTGAACCAGAAAAGTACACCGTCACGTATGACGGCAATGGCCATACTGGAGGGACACCACCTGAGGATGAACAAATTTACGAAACAGGGGACGAGGCGCTCGTGCTTGACAATGCCAATGAGCTTGTCCTGCTGGGACATTCGTTCGTTGGCTGGAATACCGCTGCGGACGGGTCCGGGACGTCTTATACGCCGGGAAATCTTCTGAGCATCACTTCTTCCGTGACCTTGTATGCGAACTGGTTGCCTGACTCCAGCAATGTCAATAGCCTGAGTGAGCTTCGAGTATACGCTGCCGAGGAAGAGCTGGAGCTGAGTCCGGCTTTTGCCGAAGAGCAGTTGTCGTATACCGTGGAAGTAGAGAATACTATCGAATCCGTTACGATAACAACGGTAACTGCAGACGCGTCAGCCAAGGCTAGCGTCGAGCTGTTAGACGAGCAAGAAGAGTTGATCTGGGGACCGGTCGATATAACTAGTGGAGAGATGAGCGATGCACTACTGTTACCTTCAGCTAGCCAGACTGTCCGCCTCATTGTGACTGCAAAAAATGGAGAGACACGGTTATATATGATTACCATCGTAAAAGAAGCAGAGCAGCCAGAGGAACCGACAGAACCGGAGGAACCGACAGAGCCGGAGGAACCGACAGAGCCGGAGGAACCGACAGAACCGGAGGAACCGACAGAGCCGGAGGAACCGACAGAGCCGGAGGAACCGACAGAGCCAGAGGAACCGACAGAGCAAGAGGAATCCAAAGAGCCAGAGGAGCCCACGGAGCCTGATAAATTTGAAGGGCCTGTCATTAGAGAAATTGCAATTCGTCCTGACTCCTCATACCAGGTAGAATACCGCGTTGGTGATGCGTTAAATGTTGCAGGGATGAAGCTTGAGGTGCGCCGGGCTGATGGCAGTAAGACTTCCGTATCAGTAACGGCAGATATGGTCAGCGGTTTCGACAGCAGTCAAGTGGATGCCCATCAGACGTTGACAGTTGCATATCAAGGATTCGAGGTTACCTATACCGTGTCTGTAGCGAAGCGAGTGCCTACTGATCTGGCTGATCCTCACGAGCCAGAGGACCTCGAATCAAAGCCGATTGATTTTGTCGACGTTCCAGTAGCGCATTGGGCCAAACTGGAGATTGACCGTCTGACAGCGTCTGGCGTTGTCTTAGGGTATCCGGATGGCAGCTTTAAACCAAACCAAAGGATAACAAGAGCGGAATTTGCACAGTTAGTTGTTCAGGCGCTTGGATTGCAAGCTGCGGGCGACGATGTCATATTTGAAGATACGAAAACCCATTGGGCGCGAGACCCGATTGCCATAGTACAGCTTTCCGGCATTGTCACTGGAATGAGCGATCATACCTTCGCTCCAGACCAAGAGATAACCCGTCAAGAGATGGCGGTCATCTTGATGCGCACTCTGGGGTTGGAAGGAAGTAACGACTTTACCCGTTTTAAGGATGAGGCTGCTTTTGCAGCCTGGTCAAGAGAAGCGGTTGGGGCCGCTGCTTCCAGTGGTGTGATGCTCGGTTATCCAGATGGCAGCTTCGGTCCCGATCGCCATGTGACGAGAGCGGAAGCCGCGGTGATCGTCACACGTTTGTTATCGCTCCGATAA